The following nucleotide sequence is from Trifolium pratense cultivar HEN17-A07 linkage group LG2, ARS_RC_1.1, whole genome shotgun sequence.
ttattagataatattcttgGAAAAGGTTAATTACAAagattaattttgaaaatatgaaacaaacacactctaaatgATATTAGGGCCGGTAATAATGTCATTACATTAGGCCTCTCCCGTTACTCCACTTGGTCTTTTTTATAGTTCACTCATTTTGTAGTCCcaccaatattttttatatcaaaaataTTATACATATAATAAGACCTTTCTCATTATTTGTTGTTTACTATAGTCTATAAGGGCGCATAGTCACATAGATATGAACATCACTTTACTTTAAGTCATGCTTGGACTTATTGACtcactagtacagaaaacactttttacatctggccaaaacccccttttacatctggcccaagtcagaggtagacgtacgagaagtagtaagtttatgctttttacatctgacattcgccagatgtaaaagtatccccttttacctctgttctcaagtttcagctgaccaatttttttttttaattaaattggaccttttacatctgaccaagtccaccagatgtaaaatagtaactttatttaattattttttttcaaaaccctgcgttttcttttttatattttaaatccttttttataattaaaaaaactaaaataccaCTACAATAtaacattcaaccaaaatacagttgcaaaatataatcaaatgtcattaaaattcaacattcatcCAAAATACCAAATGtcatacaattcaacattcatcCAAAATGtcatacaattcaacattcaagcaaaataccaaatgtcattacaattcaaaacatcataattaatATGAATCCATCGTAACATCATACAAATtaacctagctagctcctaagcctcatcggcaacatcataatctacctcaggattatatatataggtcaagaaaacaagttgcccAGCGGTTTCACAATTCATACAACTCCTCCTCTGTTAATGTCGTGGGATTATCGAACACCtacaatatgtaaatatatatttacttataCATACATGGCTCAAATTCATTACGTATACATGATCAacttattcatatatataaattaacatacATTCAGGTAGTATCATACTGCATGATCTAAAATCGAACAAAATGCAACACAAAGTGAGCTAAAGGCTGCTGCCTCGAGCGCCCCACGAAGGGTGTGGCGCGCCCGCGCAATTGGGAGCATGCAACCTGCAGAATTCTGcagaaaagaaacaaagaaaacagTCCCCTTTATGCAGAAAAATGCAGCAAACCAGCCCTTCTTTTTATGCAGAAATTTATAGCAAAGCAGTGCCGTTGTTATGCAGAAAAATCCATCAAACCAGTCCCAATTTCATGCAGAAATTTACAGCAAAACAGTCTCATTCTTATGCATGAATATACAGAAAACCAGTCTCATTTATGCAGAAAAAATGCAGCAATCAATACTTctttttatgcagaaaaaatGCAGCAATCAATACTTCTGTCTCATAATCTAACTTGTGGTTCCACTATCTATACACTATTTGTTTGTTAATTTCACTTATTAAGTGCCAACCAAACCTATACAGATTTACCATAAAAGCATAAGCAGTCTGCTAAACATCAACAGAGGTTAACGAAAAATACATATAATGtcgataaagaaaaatataataccTCCATCCAATTCTTTGTAATACTAGCGGAGACAATGTCAATCATATTCTTCATTACATAATATCCACAGTCATTGCCGTTAGGCTGTACCCCAAATATGTTGCATAAACCAGTCCCAAAACTTGAAGCAAATCTTACATAAAGCAGTGTCAACTTAACATGTAGCAACCTTATTAAAGATCAAAAGGCTCGTGTAAACAATCACTTAATAATCACAATGAGAAATAATTATACATGTTGCAATGAAAAAGTTTCTAGTTTCATCTCCAAACAAAGTAAATTTCATTGAGTTACTAAATAATTGTTTTCTTCTAaaccatgatcattctctttttaaaatagcatgaaaattttgaaaagaagcATGATACATGTACTATACATGCCTCGGCCCTCAATAAAACATGGCTAGTTCAAACATTTCATTCCCAAAACCAATAATCTACTTGTATAAAACAATCATCAAAAGCTTATCTTaacttaaaaatttcttttccaaagtaactcaaaattttaagctAAGTAGATTTAAACCCTCACTTTTATTCTTCAAAATTAGACCACATCAATACATGTTTTCAAAAGCTACAGAGGGTCTAATTTCAAAGCAGCAGAAGCAACTCCCATGTCTTTGATAAattgtaaattttcttttaaagaagACATGACTTGCACAAATAAATTAGGGCTTTTCTCTTTTAAGTTAAACACAAGAAAAGTGTAAGTACCACAAGTCATAgaatagttttaattttaattaaaccaTGACAAACTTTAAGTTCTTGATTAATTGGAATTTTCTCAAAAGCCTAGCTACTGACTATTGTGAAAGCCATGGTTTCAACCATGAAAATCCATCTAACTACCCTTAACACACTAGTTTCATAATAGCTACTATAAGACTTCCATTAGGAGTTAACTAAAtcataaatatgaaaaagaCATAAAACCATTCTTCAAGCTCTAAGAGCTTGACCTGCTATGGAGAAGAAAAGAAGTTCTAGTTACCTTAGAAGAGGAAGCTCATCACAACTCCTAGCTTTCAAACAAGCTTCGAAAGGATGAAAATGGTGGAGAGATGAATTTTGAGTGAGTGTATAGTGATGGTGGAGTGTGTGGTTCGGCCATGGAAGAAAGATGAGTGAGTTTCCAATTTATCCTAAACCTTCTACTTAATAGCTAAGCTAAGGATCATGGCCATTGTTCAGAATTCagaacaacaaattaaattctaataatcataataaagGCATAAAAATCAACCATAAAGAGGAACCTTGTTAAGTGTTAACCATCAAACACAAAGATAAATTATGTttcaaatacataaaaattgagaTGAAATCAAGTCACCCTTTTCAAAGTAGTCTTCTTGCTAAGCAATTCTGGCACAACAGAGGCCACGACTGTATGAACCAGCAAATCAGTAGGTTCTTGATCATCCATTGTCTTCTCCCGGAACTTCAATGTAGAAAGTCAAGCAAACAAACGCATTAGCATCAAAATGAACATTATTAAAACTGTAAATCAAAGTCATACACAGTTTCATAAAGCTCAAAATATCATCATCCTACAACCCATCAACAAAGTTCTCATTTTTCATATAATTCGCAGTGTCCCATAAAGTCATATCCATGttcacataatccattttcaatTTATGCTCTCTCCAGAGATCATCACATCtcagaatataaaaaataaaacatatgttGTGAGCTAAAATATACTTAACACAAACCAATTACGGCGACAGTTTATGCTGACACCACAATGCTTCAAACATCAATTCTGGCCCATTAATTAAATTCCATAATCAGATTGaccataaaaacaaaacatcaatcTTTTCAATAATCACATTCACAAAAAACAATTCAAGTCCCACTTTATGGTTCAATATACAAAAGCAAAAGTAGAAGATTACAAAAAATTACACAGGATTAAACCcttaatcatcaaaatcaaagattaaaatgaaagataaacaTATGCTAAAACCTAAAAACCCTTAATCGTCAGAACTCACCAGTTTATGACTCTGTAACGAGCTGAGAGAGCTTTGATTCGTTTCACTGAGCTTCGATTTGGGTTCAGTAAGCCTTGGTTCTTCAATTAGGGATTAGAATTTGTGATTCAATGAAAGGGATTGGAGGCTAGGGTTCGAGAGAGAACAAGTGTTAGAGAGACATCTCTTCGATCGCGAATCTAGGGTGAGAGAGAACGACAAGCTTCGATTCGTGAGAGTAGAGGccggagaaagaaagagaagcttcgatttggagttaagcttcgatttggagttagggttcgtgagagagaggacgacagcgagtgagagagaggacggcgCTGGTGGTGAGTTGATTAAAGGTTGCGGAGGGTTCAATCTTGTCGCCGGTAGAGGACGGCGGTGAGGGTTTGCATCGCCGGTTCTTGCGAAGGTGAGGGTTTTTTCTGAAGTCTTGGGAGAGAGATATCACACTATTACCGTtccaaaaatttttttttttttttgtatttaacctGACATTTTACATCTGTGCCTAAATATGGCCAGATACATAcgtattttagataattttcaccataattacaagattgccaccgcgtttagttatgcttctggtacattgaagtcagatgtaaaaagtcttgtctatttattttttacatctgtggatattgaagCCAGATGAAAAGGTTACTCCACAtagccttttacatctgacatatgctcgtcagatgtaaacATGCTGTGTAATATGTTATATTTGTACTAGTGACTCTTTATTTTACTAAAGAAATTAACATCTTTTATTACAcatatattttttctctattattaaaaaaatattggtcaaaatgatttaaaaaataatgagtgTTGTTTATCTTTTTAAGCCACCAAGGAGAAAAGActtgataatttaaaattaggATCGGCCAACACATATATAAAGGCTCAAAGTAAATTTCTAAATATAAGgtctttcaaattttatttaaaaagtcaTTTAGCAAAATTTTAGCAAACTTATAAGcaaattaaactattttttttacaagagcAGAATAAAATTTATACTAGAAAAAGTTTAGAATTCTTTTACAATAAAACAACTCAGATGTTAAAGTTgagataatatatattttaagacATTCTTCATTAATATGTTGACACTCGCAGTAGTGTTAATAATACATCTTGAAAATTTTGAAGTCAATATGGAGTTAACAGAcccaaaatttaatattaatgtCAATCGTTcgttgattcagtggtgattgacgctaaacttAGTAGGGAGTATCACAGTTCGATCCTCacaactgtgatcgggaggaGACTGAAATCACTTAATAACAAATAAACTActaatttcttttatatatgaTCAAAAGTCAATAATAATTCGAGATTGACGGTATTTAATCTCATTCatctatgaaaaaaatattagtacaTGTGCGAATGACACATTATATCCAGTGACCCAACCTAACCCACCCTGTAATTTACCCGAACTCGTTCAAATCAACTATAGATGATTTTTTAGATGACTAATCTAACTGCATGTTGACAAAGTCATTGAGGGGCTGGGAAGATGTTGAATTGGTTGATAAGCATAGACAAAATACTTAAAATTCATTCTAACTTCTAAACTGTTTAATTTCGATAAAATGATCTTAATTTCTCTAACGGCATTCAATCCAAATTTAGATTAGGTAAACATAGatattttttgtaaatattCTTTGAATTTTAAAGTCCTCTTTATCTAAATTGGGACATCATTTCTTTATCTtaaatttttctataaaaaataaaatcagcagttttttctataataataaaaaaaaaaaaattgtacaagtggagtagagtacttttTGTTAGCTAGTACTCacacaaatataaggaaaaaaaaactttaaattttggacacaaatataagcaaaagttaactacttttaaactaattaatagtactattattactaatatattcttatttaatcatttcacttttcaaaagtttatgtaattttcaaggcataaatcacttttcaaaggatAATATAGTAAACTAATTAACTCatattttgcattaaatcaataaaattaactacatttaactaaatttcttaaacaccgcgtaaacaattatattttcttaGATTTATGTCTGGAGGAAATAGTATAGTAGTATACGTAAGACCCATTTTGTCTTACCTTTAAATTAGTAAATGAATGCTATAAATGCAATTAAATGCAACGCTTAACCGCGACGACATCTCCGTCCAATTGTCATCACACTCCAAATCTCTCCACGTGGCATCAACAACACTTCTAGAGGGCCGGTGCGGTGTCCCTCACTGCCTGCCCAATATTAAATTCCCTAAACATGGTCAAAAAACATTAGCCTTacttactactccctccggtccttattataaggaacaatttggtaaaaacacacataccaataaaccttatctttcttaataaaaattctaaaattttacaatctattccaaaactaaccttggtgtattaatttattcttagggaatatgtcactctaattaatgcataactttggaatagatacaatttaataagggtagaaatggaattgtaagaataaatttaatgattatttcctataaaaaggaccaaattttttttccaaattgttccttataaaaaggaccggagggagtagtaaattaacaatttttttttgttaggactagattaacattttttaataaaacactAGATTAACTATTAAACAACACACTGGCACTGCATAATAATTTTGTCACACCCTTCTATGCAATTCTTTAAGCTTCATAAATTGACTTGACAACTATTCTTAATGGTAGGAAGTACAACGATTCGAGATTCTCGCAATTGCAATCGATAGAtgattaaaatcatttgatatcaGAATTGATCTCCAAACCATATTAGACAGTTCAGTATAATATGTGTCACTAAGTTCGAATATACAATACTTCACTTCTATGCATTTTGTGTATGTGAAGTTTAGACTCAAACTCTttgtccatattttttttttgtacgtCTATACTTAATATCACggttaatatattaaaatcacagTAATCCACCCTAATTTCAAAAACTATACTTTATAGTTTGTATATAATTACGATGACTACCATAATGACCACCGTTACATCAAACATAcactttaaaaaacaaaaaagtattgTCTTACCAAGTACTACTATataacatgatatttttttttttgatagaacATGATATTTAGTTGTTGTGAAGAGAAGAACTTGTTATTATGATAAGAGAACAAAACAAGGACTAACTCTAAAAACTTGATTTTACTATATTTGTGGGGTGCTACTAGGAGCTGTATAGATAAAGACATTTGCTTACTTCATTTCATTCACtctcttcattcattcattcaattttcCCTTatctttctctcattttctccatctttcttttcttattttttcaatgGGAAATTGTCAAGCTGTGGATGCTGCAGTTCTTGTGATCCAACATCCATGTGGGAAGATAGATAGATTGTATTGGCCAGTTACTGCTAGTGAAGTTATGAAAACAAATCCAGGTCATTATGTTTCTTTGATTATACCATTACCTCCTCAACCACAAGAACAGAATCAAGAACAGAAGAAAACAGTGAGGTTTACTCGTGTTAAGTTGCTTAGGCCTAATGAGACTCTTAATCTTGGTCATGCTTATAGACTCATCACTAATCAAGGTATGTGTATCTTGTATTCATAGTTTTAAATTGTAGTATACAACCATAATATAATGGTTTTAGAggttttttataaattatagttgtattctatgaagcacagacatcAGACACGACATGAACGCTGATACATATGTGTCGGTGTTATGTCGCGTATCCAACACTGGAACAAGCCTAATTTGATAagtgtatgtgcttcatagaATTTACTGCAATATTAAGGTTTGCAATTTAGTGCGACCTTAACCGgaatttaaaactatatttgTGTGTGATGATGATGTTAGAACTTTGTATTGAATTTTCCTTTAAATTTTGATAGTTTTATGAAAAGGGTCATTtactattttgatgttttcatGTTCTTAAACATTTTTTTGTTATCTTGTTTGTGATTTTAGAGGTTATGAAGGTATTGAAAGCAAAGAAGCATGCAAAGACTAAGAAAACACAAGAAGATACAGTGCAGAAAGAAAAGCAAGGTTCAGGTTGTGAGACAAAGAAAGGAGAAGAATCTGACCAAGGAAAGACATATCAGGTATATCTCTTATTCTAATATATCAATAGtccttttcttccttttttttaacCCTTCCATGAAAATATTATAGTATGAAGTTGTTTTTTAATCCATCTTAGTGTATCTTTAATATCATAGTCGATATGTCAGAATAATCGGTGATTCACCATGATTTTGCAAAAGTTATTAAATATAGTTTCTGCAAAATCACTGTGATTCTATCGCACCTGCCATGATACCAAATAGTGAATCCATTAAAGAATTTTGATCTATCTACCAACTCTCATGACATCACATGGCACATGATCTATTAGTGTTGAATCATGGTTGGTGTATCTCATATCGATACCAATATGACATGCAATTATTGTGATCCATGTCAATGCCTTGGAACTTGGTCATAAATTTCAATCAACATGAAATGATTATAGCCAAATGAATTACTAGTATAATCCAAGATTGTTAACAAATGTTTTACTAGAAACTAGATTTCATACACTACTTTTATCTTCAATTTTGTAAGCTTTCAtcaatcatcatcttcatcaagtAGACTTTTTCTGGACAAACAAATTAAGTATTTATAGCATAAGCGTTTATCATATAAACATTTATAAGATATTTCTGTTAAACAAAAAAGTCAAACTTTTTTGatataaactataagttattttcatcgGATACCTAAAATGCTTATGAAAGTAATCTGAAAATAGTTTATAGACATgtcttagtgtatgtttggtatcatggTGAGTTTATCAGAATTACGGTGATCTACCGTGATTTTGCAGAAGCTATAAAGTGTAGTTTCTAAAAAAGCACAGCGGATCACTGTGATTCTGATGTATCCACCATTCAAACAGTCTCAAAAGTGAGAAATGCTTATGCTATTAGATAAGTTCCAATAAGCTAAATTCAAAAGTGTACTTTTTTGTGTGATAATAATTCAAATGTGTCCTTTGTATTGAACTATATGAAGCTAAACTGCATAATGAATTCCAGGGAGGAAGAGCAGAGAGAAACAGACAAAGGGCAGCAGCAGGGTCTACAAATCCTGCTGCTGTACAGAGGTCAAAATCTTGGCGCCCATCTTTACAAAGCATTTCAGAGTCACCAAAAGtttaataatgaaaatttgtgatATTGATAGTGGCTCATAGAAACAATGTTTGACTTCATTTCCTCTATAATGTTGGATATAATGGAAATTCAACTGAGGTTTGAACCAAGATTTCTCTTGCAAATTCATGATTCAGTTGGTAACATGTTTGTATAGCACCAAcaagaagagaaaagaaaagtaaTGAATGTAAAAATCTATTAGAAGTGAGTTTTGTTATTGACATTGTTGCAGCATTCACATCTCTTGATATggtggttttaaattgcggtttgTGACTATAATGGCGGCAACAATATAACAATTTTAAAGGCATATGCAATGGTATCGCTTTGCGACTACATCAGTCAcatatttatgcatttttcCACAATATAAATGTTTGCAGCGTAACCGCAAATGCAACTTGTAATTTAGAATGAGAAATTTACGTATAACTTGAATAGAACTATTCGATTAAAACAAAACTTGTGAAAGTACAAAGATATCACTTCAGTATTATTGATCTTGATTCTATAAAAGGGAAACAAATTCGCTGCAGTAACTGTGTGATGCAGGAAGTTACTGCTTTCATTCATCCGATCATAATCAACGATCGAGATTGTTTGagattgatttttttcattGTGATTTGGACCGTTCGATCTTAAATTAACTGGGTCATTTCCCTACAGCAGGGAATCTTGATCCCTATAAAAGGGATAACATTTTTATGTTCCACGTTAGCAACACGACTATGATTGAGGTTAATTAACtgcaactgcaatttaaaattttgatcgAGTTTAAAACTTATCACTCAATGTTAACATACTTTTGAGCTCATAGTAGTAGCTAGTATATCCATGAATGGCTCCACAAAAGATTGTGCCACACCA
It contains:
- the LOC123906775 gene encoding uncharacterized protein LOC123906775, whose product is MGNCQAVDAAVLVIQHPCGKIDRLYWPVTASEVMKTNPGHYVSLIIPLPPQPQEQNQEQKKTVRFTRVKLLRPNETLNLGHAYRLITNQEVMKVLKAKKHAKTKKTQEDTVQKEKQGSGCETKKGEESDQGKTYQGGRAERNRQRAAAGSTNPAAVQRSKSWRPSLQSISESPKV